A window of the Vibrio pomeroyi genome harbors these coding sequences:
- a CDS encoding IS481 family transposase has product MDREIQQRLRWVKMYEECGDAGLVCRRCGISRPTLRKWAKRYKQYGIAGLESQSRRPHSSPDTKLNDELRALILTMREKRNLGARRLQTELIRLHQIHLSTATLHKVLSEASVKPIVTYRRKKDFQRYEHPIPGDRVQMDTCKIASGIYQYTAIDDCSRYRVLRCYSRRTAANTVDFIDCVVEEMPFPIQRIQTDRGREFFAEKVQKQLMIYGIKFRPNKPGSPHLNGKVERSQKTDKSEFYPTIDVSVGLEELDLLLAEWQHYYNWERPHSSLNGLTPIDRITEISDQTPLSEEVSQNYQTKKERFQEQNYKLDLQLRKVKPSL; this is encoded by the coding sequence ATGGACAGAGAAATCCAACAAAGACTACGGTGGGTAAAAATGTATGAGGAATGTGGTGATGCAGGCCTTGTATGTCGACGCTGTGGTATTTCCAGACCAACATTACGTAAGTGGGCTAAACGATATAAGCAGTATGGAATCGCTGGTCTGGAAAGCCAGAGCAGACGCCCTCATTCATCTCCAGATACCAAACTCAATGATGAGCTAAGAGCATTGATCCTTACGATGCGTGAGAAACGCAATTTAGGGGCGCGGCGTTTACAAACGGAATTAATCCGACTTCACCAAATACACCTAAGCACAGCGACACTCCATAAAGTTTTATCCGAAGCATCAGTCAAACCCATCGTAACTTACCGACGCAAAAAAGATTTCCAAAGATATGAGCACCCAATTCCTGGTGATAGAGTCCAGATGGACACCTGTAAAATAGCGTCTGGAATTTACCAGTATACAGCTATTGATGACTGCTCTCGCTATCGGGTTCTAAGGTGCTACTCTCGGCGCACAGCAGCAAATACAGTCGACTTTATCGATTGTGTCGTGGAAGAGATGCCATTTCCTATCCAGCGTATTCAGACGGACAGAGGGCGTGAATTCTTTGCTGAGAAAGTCCAGAAACAACTCATGATTTATGGGATCAAGTTTCGCCCAAATAAGCCTGGCTCACCTCACTTGAATGGTAAAGTGGAACGGTCGCAGAAAACAGATAAAAGTGAGTTCTATCCGACCATAGATGTCTCTGTAGGGTTGGAAGAACTGGATCTGCTGCTAGCTGAATGGCAACACTACTACAACTGGGAGCGGCCCCACAGCTCGTTAAATGGGCTAACTCCGATAGACAGGATTACTGAGATATCTGATCAAACCCCTTTGTCTGAAGAGGTATCTCAGAACTACCAGACCAAGAAAGAGAGGTTTCAAGAGCAGAATTACAAGCTCGACCTTCAGCTAAGAAAAGTGAAACCATCTCTATGA
- a CDS encoding Ig-like domain-containing protein, with protein MKKLLALIATLLASNSVYSDTFQVTSNAASGSGTLRWAIEQANQNPGPDIVEIRAGFGSNDPIYPGLAGNGVSFNPILIEDDVIIRGLGSERTVIDDKQRWITTDGLLNTGYPFSSGVTILKPSALLFRVNRNNVAGRIIDVTIENIAVTHTGSVLNADDANVTLNNVALFNNVAHSSAYNLILQGTTDTSGSTVGSLTINDSLIFENRVNDGKEIILTSNTNLTISNTAIADNFTGVQGVTSSRILFHISEEQSKATLKDSYFSGFSAAGLHFKQADVEIANSLFDGRSSVATRSLRVDDGDLTLTNSTLYFTPQTSGGFPSVFNATHIDLLGSAQLIASNNLIFSTDPEKNTLPLISPSDWDDTATYPRAVNKSNYLSINGVADTALNLNPLGCFNRNRCFVPNELSAPLVDMGDNAAANYADGTSITSDYLKEVRPQGGAIDIGAYEKHESLYPHNDTYTTEEGVAILTNSADGVLANDTTPGGLDATLTKDVLHGTLTLEADGAFLYTPNDGYYGHDSFEYELGGKTATVNIDIQSTNWISIPANTRPTTLQDTYSLHTTEVLTISGPGVLANDRDDQNSSEPFYQGLTSRLYSDVSNGRLLLNSDGSFTYTPDANFVGIDEFYYDAVDLNLAHSFPQRVTLQVKAGEPLITEEASSGKAVVGGSVGYSGLMVLLLLIYRRLTSIRSGLLAVALSSVALSANASSNDNSNEDKGFFVNADLGMSYLSPDLGDTQWKQDDKYQPAFGIGFGYQFDSSLSTYVSYNWLNEATLESDAVGYPNTDVQYHLFRVNAKYRINQLWGENFAPFVVLGISYIEPSIDGASELVDVDENTHFNYGIGINLNRNDYGKIDLLWENVSDDVQIVSAQFVFDLPL; from the coding sequence ATGAAAAAATTACTAGCTTTAATAGCAACCTTACTTGCTTCAAACTCCGTTTATTCAGATACCTTTCAAGTGACTAGTAATGCCGCTTCAGGAAGTGGGACCTTGCGATGGGCGATTGAACAAGCGAATCAAAACCCAGGACCAGACATTGTTGAAATTCGTGCGGGTTTTGGCAGTAACGACCCGATATACCCTGGTCTCGCAGGTAATGGTGTCTCTTTTAACCCGATTCTTATTGAAGATGATGTAATAATTCGTGGGCTCGGTAGCGAAAGAACAGTCATAGATGACAAGCAAAGGTGGATAACAACCGATGGCCTTCTCAATACAGGTTACCCATTTAGTTCTGGTGTAACCATACTCAAACCCTCTGCATTACTGTTCAGAGTGAATCGGAATAATGTTGCAGGACGAATTATTGATGTCACGATTGAAAATATTGCAGTGACTCATACAGGCAGTGTGCTCAATGCTGATGATGCGAACGTTACTCTGAACAATGTCGCATTGTTTAATAACGTCGCACATTCAAGCGCTTATAATTTAATTTTACAAGGCACAACAGATACATCGGGATCAACAGTGGGTAGCCTTACCATTAATGACAGTTTGATTTTTGAAAATCGCGTTAATGACGGTAAAGAGATAATTCTAACTAGTAATACTAACCTCACTATTTCTAACACGGCCATAGCAGATAACTTTACTGGTGTGCAAGGGGTAACCTCATCTCGCATCCTTTTCCATATATCAGAAGAGCAAAGCAAGGCGACGTTAAAAGATTCATATTTTTCAGGATTTTCGGCTGCTGGTTTACATTTTAAACAAGCGGATGTTGAAATAGCAAACTCACTTTTCGATGGCAGAAGCTCTGTTGCTACTCGCAGCTTACGAGTCGATGATGGCGATCTGACATTGACTAATAGCACTTTGTACTTTACACCACAAACTTCAGGCGGCTTTCCCAGTGTTTTCAATGCGACACATATTGATCTTTTGGGCTCGGCACAACTTATCGCAAGCAATAATTTGATTTTTTCTACGGATCCAGAAAAAAATACATTGCCATTGATCTCTCCATCAGATTGGGACGATACGGCAACATACCCAAGGGCTGTAAATAAAAGCAACTACCTTTCTATTAATGGTGTTGCTGATACTGCTTTGAACTTAAATCCACTTGGCTGCTTTAATCGTAATCGCTGCTTTGTTCCAAATGAGCTATCGGCGCCGCTTGTTGATATGGGTGACAATGCAGCCGCGAACTATGCGGATGGAACTTCAATCACTAGCGACTACCTTAAGGAAGTTCGTCCACAAGGTGGGGCCATTGATATTGGTGCCTATGAAAAGCACGAATCGCTTTATCCTCATAACGACACTTATACCACCGAAGAGGGTGTCGCTATTCTCACAAATAGCGCAGATGGCGTTCTAGCCAACGACACCACGCCCGGAGGTTTAGATGCCACTCTAACTAAAGATGTTCTGCACGGCACTCTAACGCTCGAGGCAGATGGCGCATTCTTATATACACCCAACGATGGTTATTATGGTCATGATTCCTTCGAGTATGAACTAGGAGGAAAAACGGCAACAGTAAACATTGATATACAATCAACTAACTGGATTTCCATTCCAGCCAACACCCGACCAACGACTCTACAAGATACGTACAGCCTTCATACAACAGAAGTGTTAACCATTAGTGGACCAGGAGTTCTTGCCAATGACAGAGACGATCAAAATAGTTCAGAGCCATTCTATCAGGGACTAACATCAAGGCTTTACAGTGATGTTTCTAACGGACGGCTTCTACTTAACTCTGATGGAAGTTTCACTTATACACCAGATGCTAACTTTGTAGGTATTGACGAGTTTTATTATGACGCAGTCGATCTAAACCTCGCACACAGTTTTCCTCAAAGAGTGACTTTGCAAGTCAAGGCGGGTGAACCTCTGATAACTGAGGAAGCCAGTTCAGGAAAAGCTGTCGTAGGTGGTTCAGTAGGATATTCCGGCTTGATGGTTTTGCTATTGCTCATCTATAGACGTCTAACTTCAATTAGAAGCGGTCTACTAGCAGTAGCATTATCGTCAGTTGCGTTATCCGCCAATGCATCGTCTAATGACAATAGTAATGAGGATAAGGGGTTTTTCGTTAACGCCGATTTAGGAATGTCTTACTTATCTCCTGATTTAGGCGATACACAATGGAAACAAGATGATAAGTACCAGCCTGCTTTTGGTATCGGCTTTGGCTACCAATTCGATTCCAGCTTGTCTACCTATGTTAGCTATAACTGGTTAAATGAGGCAACACTAGAATCAGACGCTGTCGGCTACCCCAATACTGATGTTCAGTATCACTTGTTTAGAGTGAATGCAAAATACCGTATTAACCAGCTTTGGGGAGAAAACTTTGCCCCTTTCGTAGTGCTTGGGATTAGCTATATAGAGCCGAGTATTGATGGTGCATCAGAGCTTGTCGATGTAGATGAAAATACTCATTTCAATTACGGGATAGGTATTAACCTTAACCGAAATGACTACGGGAAAATCGACTTGCTGTGGGAAAATGTTTCTGACGATGTACAAATTGTCAGCGCACAATTTGTATTTGACTTACCGCTTTAG
- a CDS encoding DEAD/DEAH box helicase codes for MLRKWQSECSDRALKKYQSNCSHFFCQATPGAGKTVLAANIASRLLQSDMVDLVLCFSPSLTVSDGIKRTFSSRLKCTFNGGMGSVGQSLTYQSIQFLNDEFWQTLRNHRVFVVFDEIHHCSGSEVENANIWGQQVLTKIQGLATFTLALSGTPWRSDSLPIVMGEYSDPDGQLLVDYQYTLKQAIADGVCRTPKIVLVDNEHLSVSSREKVESFSSILEMLKQTKASYQSVIHNQEAMEYLLGLGCEQLEKARLRSPNAGGLIVAASVQHAQTIKEILSQKFGQTVSIVTYRHEEPLAEIERYRQSDAQWIVSVGMISEGTDIPRLQVCCHMSSVKTELYFRQVLGRILRVNNTINQQAWLFTFAEQSLIEFSERIEQDIPESRLYVSMGKPIETEFSGRRNSLSVAPPLEPQNSARTTVSWESSTESSNSLYGALGMFDELRLGAFKQRVISAFSSM; via the coding sequence GTGTTAAGGAAGTGGCAAAGTGAATGCTCTGACAGAGCGTTGAAAAAATATCAATCCAACTGCTCCCATTTCTTTTGCCAAGCTACACCTGGAGCAGGTAAGACAGTGCTTGCCGCTAATATTGCGTCAAGGTTGTTACAAAGTGACATGGTAGACCTTGTATTGTGCTTCTCACCATCGTTGACGGTTTCTGATGGTATAAAAAGAACCTTTTCGTCGAGACTTAAGTGTACGTTTAATGGTGGCATGGGATCTGTCGGGCAATCTTTAACATACCAATCTATCCAATTCCTCAATGACGAATTTTGGCAAACATTGCGGAATCACAGGGTCTTTGTTGTCTTTGATGAAATACACCATTGCTCTGGCTCTGAGGTTGAAAATGCGAACATTTGGGGGCAGCAAGTTCTCACTAAGATTCAAGGGCTTGCTACTTTTACCCTCGCACTTTCAGGTACACCGTGGCGTTCAGACTCTTTACCCATTGTGATGGGTGAGTACAGCGACCCAGACGGGCAGCTTCTTGTCGATTACCAATACACTCTTAAACAAGCTATAGCTGATGGTGTTTGTAGAACGCCCAAAATCGTCTTGGTTGATAATGAACACTTGTCTGTTAGTAGTAGAGAAAAAGTCGAATCCTTTTCATCAATATTAGAGATGCTTAAACAGACAAAAGCATCCTACCAGAGTGTTATTCACAACCAAGAGGCGATGGAATATCTACTCGGTTTAGGATGTGAGCAGCTAGAAAAAGCACGTCTCAGATCACCCAATGCCGGTGGGCTGATTGTTGCAGCTTCGGTTCAACATGCGCAAACAATCAAAGAGATACTATCTCAAAAGTTTGGGCAAACCGTTTCTATCGTCACTTATCGACATGAAGAGCCGCTAGCAGAAATAGAGCGTTATCGACAAAGCGACGCACAATGGATTGTTAGTGTAGGTATGATCAGTGAGGGTACTGATATTCCGCGCCTTCAAGTATGTTGCCATATGAGTTCAGTCAAAACTGAATTGTATTTCAGGCAGGTGCTCGGACGAATACTTCGTGTGAATAATACAATAAACCAACAAGCGTGGTTATTCACTTTTGCAGAGCAAAGCCTGATTGAGTTTTCTGAAAGGATTGAACAGGATATTCCTGAGTCTCGTCTCTATGTAAGTATGGGGAAACCTATCGAAACAGAGTTCTCTGGTCGACGAAATAGCTTAAGTGTCGCGCCTCCGCTTGAGCCCCAAAACAGCGCGAGAACAACAGTATCTTGGGAAAGCAGTACAGAAAGTTCAAATAGTCTCTATGGAGCATTAGGAATGTTTGATGAGCTTCGACTTGGGGCATTTAAGCAGAGAGTGATCTCGGCTTTCTCTTCCATGTAA
- a CDS encoding tetratricopeptide repeat protein: protein MEKIIEQEQAIERRKEAKYRESRALLGSLLNNDKYSARAHLQIAWSYDNEGKEKEAITHYLLSLSGVLSLTERFDALFGLASTYQSLGMYAEALNYFEQTLKDYPSSVAVQPFYAMCLYNLGRHKEATSLLLELLVSTTNSEAIKAYQRAISLYAQDLDKTW from the coding sequence ATGGAAAAAATCATCGAGCAAGAGCAAGCAATAGAACGGCGTAAAGAAGCTAAGTACAGAGAGTCTAGAGCTTTGCTTGGCTCTTTGTTGAACAATGACAAGTATTCTGCGAGGGCTCATTTGCAAATCGCATGGTCGTATGACAATGAGGGTAAAGAGAAAGAGGCAATCACTCATTATTTGTTGTCGCTCTCGGGTGTTCTCTCTTTGACGGAAAGGTTTGATGCCTTGTTCGGTCTGGCGAGTACTTACCAAAGCCTTGGTATGTACGCAGAGGCACTAAACTATTTTGAACAAACTCTTAAAGATTATCCTAGCTCTGTTGCGGTTCAACCTTTTTATGCAATGTGCCTTTACAACTTAGGGCGTCATAAAGAAGCGACTTCATTACTGCTCGAGCTTTTAGTATCAACCACGAACAGCGAAGCAATTAAAGCCTATCAGAGAGCGATTTCTTTATATGCACAAGATTTAGATAAAACCTGGTAA
- a CDS encoding HD domain-containing phosphohydrolase translates to MNKAPRTFPIHIHIATVIIVLVVMVSGVQIWLTNKGLTDVIFETNRNVFQRIAAQTRSQMNAHYGAAFTAIGTFSKGKIVQAETIEKRNDFLPELTHLLTEYTHVTSYAIYYPNEDVFSVTRINDLEMRERMGLQKDTIFVATHRSSNFVSIKGLNSSLVFTENIDTSHSLEFDKQHQFYNAVQDKNIISEPSLLRGVNEPGITIYRASNNGAVVAAEVLLAGLRDSLTDTLANESSIRVLYDDSKTVLAYSETSRSEPSSHMSLSSFEKLDNPLVQFAIEQYHRDGKLGIFEFEKERWFGEIITLKPLKSNHVHLLMAAKASELFDQGGLIKRQTLFGSLLIFALMLPVIYLVSRSISKPIKMATQKAKEIQGFNFSTPINSQSYIKEIQDLNNAQIATQNTISRFISLTNNIAHEENLEALLELVCRDTISAAEANGVFLYLLDAENKCLVPKYVWWEGATKADINRVLNSKVPTAESGQFIRQIFIEKKYHIFQASELPNLEVDWKDNQTSQVVIIPLKDREGVVIGSFGVLYDGGKAQAQYERFADYLDSLLGFSSVAIETNTMMAAQQALLDSFIKVIAGSLDKKSPYTGNHCQRVPILTEWLTLAAQESTLPSFEHFSLNSKEWQELKMASWLHDCGKITTPEYVVDKATKLETIYNRIHEVRMRFEVLKRDEEITSLKSLVQAYPVGWRDQLMEKCEQLNQDFEFVAQLNLGSEFVTQTDLDRLNEIASRTWTRTLSKQLGISSEEMNQYTEKDEYPTEEKLLSDRPEHLIDWNHTDKFDDRFTMKPTQYQANKGEVHNLGIQRGTLTEEERFIINDHIVQTIHILESLPFPRHMRNVAKIAGGHHEKMNGEGYPMGLTGAEMSLTTKVMAIADIFEALTSSDRPYKKAKTLSESIKIMSFMVKDQHIDPDLFALFLSSGVYKRFANDYLQPEQIDEVNISDYIT, encoded by the coding sequence ATGAATAAAGCACCTAGAACATTCCCTATTCATATCCACATCGCCACTGTCATTATTGTGCTTGTTGTTATGGTCTCTGGTGTTCAAATTTGGCTTACCAATAAAGGATTAACAGACGTAATCTTTGAAACTAATAGGAATGTATTTCAAAGGATCGCGGCTCAAACGCGCAGTCAAATGAATGCACACTATGGCGCTGCTTTTACCGCAATTGGTACTTTTTCAAAGGGAAAAATTGTTCAAGCTGAAACGATAGAAAAAAGAAATGATTTTCTGCCAGAACTTACTCACCTGCTTACCGAATACACACATGTCACGTCGTACGCTATTTATTACCCTAATGAAGATGTTTTTTCCGTGACGAGGATAAACGACCTTGAGATGAGGGAGCGTATGGGGCTACAAAAAGATACTATTTTTGTGGCCACTCATCGAAGCTCAAACTTCGTTAGTATTAAAGGTTTGAATTCATCGTTAGTTTTCACCGAAAACATTGATACATCACACTCCTTGGAGTTTGATAAACAGCACCAATTTTACAACGCAGTGCAAGACAAAAATATAATTTCAGAACCAAGCCTACTCAGAGGCGTTAATGAGCCGGGGATAACTATTTATCGAGCAAGTAATAACGGAGCGGTTGTTGCCGCTGAAGTATTATTGGCTGGGTTGCGGGATTCGTTAACCGATACGTTAGCCAATGAATCCTCGATACGAGTGCTTTATGACGATTCAAAAACCGTTCTTGCATATAGCGAAACTTCTCGTTCTGAACCCTCATCGCATATGTCATTATCAAGCTTTGAGAAGCTAGATAACCCTTTAGTGCAATTCGCTATTGAGCAATATCACCGTGATGGCAAGTTAGGGATCTTTGAGTTTGAAAAAGAACGTTGGTTTGGTGAGATAATCACGCTAAAACCACTAAAAAGTAACCATGTCCATTTGTTAATGGCAGCAAAAGCTTCAGAATTATTTGACCAAGGTGGATTAATCAAACGCCAGACACTCTTTGGCTCGTTGTTGATTTTTGCTTTGATGTTGCCTGTCATCTACTTAGTTTCCCGTTCAATTTCTAAACCTATAAAAATGGCGACACAAAAAGCGAAAGAGATTCAGGGTTTTAATTTTTCTACTCCTATTAACTCCCAGAGTTACATAAAAGAAATCCAAGATCTCAACAACGCTCAAATCGCCACTCAAAACACAATTAGCCGATTCATTTCTTTAACGAATAACATTGCCCACGAAGAAAACCTAGAGGCACTGCTAGAACTCGTCTGTCGCGATACCATTAGTGCAGCAGAAGCCAATGGTGTGTTTCTCTATTTGTTAGACGCAGAGAACAAGTGCTTAGTACCCAAATACGTTTGGTGGGAAGGCGCAACAAAAGCCGATATAAATCGAGTATTAAATTCTAAGGTTCCCACCGCTGAGTCGGGCCAATTTATTCGGCAGATATTCATTGAAAAGAAATACCATATATTCCAAGCAAGCGAACTCCCGAACTTAGAGGTTGATTGGAAGGATAACCAAACTAGTCAGGTGGTGATTATACCTTTGAAAGATCGCGAAGGGGTTGTGATTGGGTCTTTTGGTGTATTGTATGATGGCGGTAAAGCCCAAGCTCAGTATGAGCGATTTGCTGATTATTTAGATTCGTTATTAGGCTTTTCATCCGTTGCAATAGAAACGAACACCATGATGGCTGCTCAGCAAGCTCTTCTTGACTCATTCATCAAAGTTATTGCAGGGTCGTTAGATAAAAAATCGCCTTATACAGGTAACCATTGCCAACGTGTTCCAATATTAACCGAGTGGTTAACTCTCGCAGCTCAAGAATCTACATTACCGTCGTTTGAGCATTTTTCTCTTAACTCAAAAGAGTGGCAAGAGTTGAAAATGGCGAGTTGGCTGCATGATTGTGGAAAAATCACTACTCCCGAATATGTGGTCGACAAAGCAACAAAGCTAGAAACAATTTATAACCGAATCCACGAGGTCAGAATGCGCTTCGAGGTTCTCAAGCGCGATGAAGAAATTACGAGCTTGAAGTCTTTGGTCCAAGCGTATCCAGTTGGATGGCGAGATCAACTAATGGAAAAATGTGAACAGTTGAATCAAGATTTTGAGTTTGTGGCTCAGCTTAATTTGGGATCAGAGTTTGTCACACAAACTGACCTTGATAGATTAAATGAAATTGCATCACGAACGTGGACTCGAACCTTAAGTAAACAACTAGGTATCTCTTCAGAGGAAATGAATCAGTACACGGAAAAAGATGAATACCCAACTGAAGAAAAATTGCTTAGCGACCGGCCCGAACATCTTATTGATTGGAATCACACAGACAAATTTGATGATAGATTCACAATGAAGCCGACTCAATATCAGGCAAACAAGGGAGAAGTCCACAACTTAGGTATACAGCGTGGCACATTGACAGAGGAAGAACGGTTTATAATCAACGATCACATTGTTCAAACCATCCATATTTTGGAGTCACTGCCGTTCCCACGACATATGCGAAACGTAGCAAAAATTGCGGGAGGCCATCATGAAAAAATGAATGGTGAAGGTTACCCAATGGGTTTAACGGGAGCAGAGATGTCTCTTACCACAAAAGTCATGGCCATCGCCGATATCTTTGAAGCATTGACCAGTTCCGATCGGCCTTATAAGAAAGCAAAAACGTTATCGGAGTCGATTAAGATAATGAGTTTTATGGTTAAAGATCAACATATTGACCCAGATCTGTTCGCTTTATTTTTAAGTTCAGGGGTTTATAAACGCTTTGCCAATGACTATTTACAGCCTGAGCAAATTGATGAAGTAAATATTAGTGATTATATAACGTGA
- a CDS encoding helix-turn-helix domain-containing protein — protein sequence MSFKNPIPERLKQARKKAKLSQKSLGESIGMDASSASPRMNQYEKGKHAPDVQTLKLIADELGVPLNYFFCEDESSAELACMIYEMTESERKKLIAALSQKKDL from the coding sequence GTGTCATTTAAAAACCCAATCCCAGAGCGACTCAAACAAGCTCGAAAAAAAGCAAAGCTCTCTCAAAAATCCCTGGGAGAAAGCATAGGTATGGATGCAAGTTCAGCAAGCCCTCGAATGAATCAATACGAGAAAGGCAAGCACGCCCCAGATGTTCAAACCTTAAAGCTAATCGCCGATGAGCTTGGTGTGCCGCTCAATTATTTCTTCTGTGAAGATGAAAGCTCTGCTGAACTGGCGTGCATGATCTATGAAATGACAGAGAGCGAAAGAAAGAAACTTATTGCAGCACTGAGCCAGAAGAAAGACTTATAA